In Caproiciproducens sp. NJN-50, the following are encoded in one genomic region:
- a CDS encoding acyltransferase, with protein sequence MFEPAEICSLFDLSHTAAAPLLSTLGYPWEALPKIGELILQIGGSLSAEAYERRGENIWVHRTAAVFDSAYLHGPAIIGPRTEVRQCAFVRGNALVGADCVVGNSTELKNVILFDGVQVPHYNYVGDSILGYKAHMGAGSITSNIKSDKTDVWIHTGSERIETGLRKIGAMLGDHVEIGCNSVLNPGTIVGRETTVYPLSMVRGWIPPHSIYKRAGEIAERK encoded by the coding sequence ATGTTTGAACCCGCTGAAATTTGCAGCCTGTTTGATCTGTCCCATACCGCCGCGGCGCCTCTTTTGAGCACGCTGGGCTACCCGTGGGAGGCGCTGCCGAAAATCGGGGAGCTGATCCTCCAGATCGGCGGCAGCCTGTCCGCGGAAGCATACGAACGCCGGGGGGAGAACATCTGGGTGCACCGGACCGCCGCCGTGTTCGATTCCGCCTATCTGCACGGGCCCGCGATCATCGGCCCCCGCACCGAAGTGCGCCAATGCGCATTCGTCAGGGGAAACGCGCTGGTCGGCGCCGACTGCGTCGTCGGCAACTCCACGGAGCTGAAAAACGTGATTCTGTTCGACGGCGTTCAGGTTCCGCATTATAACTATGTCGGAGACTCCATTCTGGGGTACAAGGCGCATATGGGCGCCGGGTCCATCACCTCCAATATTAAATCCGACAAAACCGACGTGTGGATCCACACGGGCAGCGAGCGGATTGAGACGGGCCTGCGCAAGATCGGCGCCATGCTGGGCGACCATGTGGAGATCGGATGCAACTCCGTTTTGAACCCCGGGACGATCGTCGGCAGGGAAACGACCGTTTATCCCCTTTCGATGGTGCGCGGATGGATTCCGCCGCACAGTATTTACAAACGGGCGGGAGAGATTGCGGAGCGGAAATGA
- a CDS encoding dockerin type I domain-containing protein, giving the protein MKKTIEKKGFLSILVILLFLAVIPSAAIHAQQTANQNVPSGYTEHWFGDGATVESVREEMLAFDPGVSVTVTDKDGNPRTSGPLDDGDIVRIYDHAGNLYQSFVNVNPESPAGPSSEESAGSSSEVSAGNSSEEERSEPESSQGLPESSASSTAETALPGNGGYYEFSGPVTVSDLEDQLSEQGVAGSRLTVQSSAGSARQSGAVCTGDVLTVENPDGTLQNRVTAIIPGDLTRCGSPNGAACRALYSYLTGSGTLKSDLRRAADLNGDGGITTSDLLELKKMVSGDG; this is encoded by the coding sequence ATGAAGAAAACGATCGAAAAAAAGGGGTTCTTGTCCATTTTAGTGATCCTCCTTTTTCTGGCCGTGATTCCATCCGCTGCAATTCACGCACAACAAACTGCAAATCAGAACGTTCCCTCCGGATATACGGAACACTGGTTCGGGGACGGCGCAACGGTCGAGTCGGTCAGGGAAGAAATGCTGGCTTTCGACCCCGGAGTGTCCGTGACCGTGACGGACAAAGACGGCAATCCCAGAACATCCGGGCCGCTGGACGACGGCGACATCGTCAGAATATACGATCATGCGGGAAATCTGTATCAGTCGTTCGTCAACGTCAATCCGGAAAGCCCGGCGGGGCCATCCTCCGAGGAATCCGCGGGAAGCTCCTCCGAAGTTTCCGCCGGAAACTCTTCCGAAGAAGAAAGAAGCGAGCCGGAATCGTCTCAGGGCTTACCGGAGTCCTCCGCTTCTTCAACCGCGGAGACGGCCTTACCGGGAAACGGCGGTTATTACGAATTCAGCGGACCCGTCACGGTGTCGGATCTGGAGGACCAGCTTTCGGAACAGGGCGTAGCCGGCTCCCGGCTGACGGTTCAGAGTTCCGCAGGCAGCGCCCGGCAAAGCGGAGCCGTCTGCACGGGAGATGTCCTGACCGTTGAAAATCCAGACGGCACCCTTCAGAACCGTGTCACGGCCATCATTCCCGGGGACCTGACGCGCTGCGGCTCCCCGAACGGCGCGGCCTGCAGGGCGCTTTACAGCTACCTGACGGGCTCCGGCACGCTGAAATCCGATCTCCGCCGCGCGGCGGACCTAAACGGGGACGGCGGCATCACCACCAGCGACCTGCTGGAACTGAAAAAGATGGTGTCCGGGGACGGCTGA